In Streptomyces sp. TLI_146, the genomic stretch GCCGACGACAACAACGATGCCAACTTGTACGCGGCCGACGACACCGCTGCCCGTCTCGGCGCGAAGTTCGTCTCCAACTCCTGGACCACCTCCGAGAGTTCCGGGCAGACCTCGGACGACGCGCACTTCAATGTCCCCGGTGTGCTGTTCGCCTTCGCCACCGGTGACAGCGGTTACGGCGGTGGCACCCAGTATCCTGCCTCCTCCTCGTACGCTCTCGCCGTCGGCGGTACCTCGCTGAGCCGGAACTCCAGTGGCCGCGGGTGGGGTGAGACGGTCTGGAGCGGTGCCGGTTCGGGCTGTTCCGCCTACGGGGTCCAGCCCGCCTGGCAGAAGGGCGTGGGTACCGGGTGTTCGAAGAAGGCCAACTCCGACGTCTCCGCGGTCGCCGACCCGCAGACCGGGCTGGCGATCTACGACACCTACGGACAGTCGGGCTGGCTGAAGTACGGGGGCACGAGCCTGTCCACCCCGCTGATCACCGCCATGTACGCGCTCGCCGGGACCCCGGGCGCCCAGGACAATCCCGTCTCCTACCCCTATGCGCACACCAGCGCGCTGTACGACGTGACCTCCGGCAGCAACGGCAGTTGCGGCACCCAGATCTGCAACGCCCGCAGCGGCTGGGACGGGCCCACAGGCCTGGGCACGCCGAACGGTGTGAGCGCCTTCACCCCCGGCGGCACCACGCCTCCCTCCGGCGTGTCGGTCGCCAACCCCGGCGACCAGACCGGCACGGTGGGCACCCCGGTCTCCCTGAAGAACTCGGCCTCCGGCGGAAGCGCCCCGTACACCTGGTCGGCCACCGGCCTGCCCGCGGGGCTCTCGATCGACTCCGCCACCGGCACCGTCACCGGCACGCCGTCCACGGCCGGAACCTTCAGGCCCACCCTCACCGCCAAGGACACCACCGGCGCCACCGGTTCAACGTCCTTCACCTGGACCATCAACGGTGGTGGACAGGGCGGCACCGTAACGGTCACCAACCCGGGCAACCAGATCGGGTTCACGGGCTTCGAGATCCTCCCGCTGACCGTCAAGGCCACGGACAGCAAGGGGCTGCCCCTCACCTTCACAGCCACCAGCCTGCCGCCCGGGCTGAGCATCAGCGGCGGCGGCACCATCACGGGAACACCCAGCAAGATCGGTACCTACAGCGTGACCGTGAAGGCCACTGACACCGGCGGTGCCACAGGAACGACATCTTTCAGCTGGACCGTCTATCAGGGGTTCTGAGCCCCTTGTGCGAGTGCCCGGCACGGATGGCTCCCTCCGTGCCGGGCACTGTGATCTCCACCCGGGCAGCCACACAACAATTAGGTAGGAGACCCGGATGCCGCGTCCCATGGGCGCCACTATCCTCGCCTGCCATGTCGCACCTTCTGGAGCCGGTGGGTTTGTCGGCCGACGACAGCACCGTCTACCTGGACTTGCTGAGCCGCCCGCACTCCGTGAGCGATGGCATCGCCCACGCCGTGCAACTGACGCCCGGGCGTGTGCGGGCCTGCCTGCGGCGCCTGATGGACGCCGGACTCTGCCACAGGTTCACGGGTCCGCCGGAGTGCTACGTGGCCGCGCCGCCCGATGTCGCTCTGGCCCCCTTGTTACGACGCCGCGCAGAAGCCCTGGACCGGTT encodes the following:
- a CDS encoding putative Ig domain-containing protein translates to MRHKFLSALPARAGLLLAALLSTGLAVLPAGQVLAQTNAPGEQAKRACNDLRPHHANCLAIGFNSPPGGTAAPSGYGPADIKSAYSLPSGGSGVTVAIVDAFDNPNAEKDLATYRSNYGLPACTTANGCFKKVNQRGGTSYPRGDTGWGVEIALDLDAVSAACPACNILLVEADDNNDANLYAADDTAARLGAKFVSNSWTTSESSGQTSDDAHFNVPGVLFAFATGDSGYGGGTQYPASSSYALAVGGTSLSRNSSGRGWGETVWSGAGSGCSAYGVQPAWQKGVGTGCSKKANSDVSAVADPQTGLAIYDTYGQSGWLKYGGTSLSTPLITAMYALAGTPGAQDNPVSYPYAHTSALYDVTSGSNGSCGTQICNARSGWDGPTGLGTPNGVSAFTPGGTTPPSGVSVANPGDQTGTVGTPVSLKNSASGGSAPYTWSATGLPAGLSIDSATGTVTGTPSTAGTFRPTLTAKDTTGATGSTSFTWTINGGGQGGTVTVTNPGNQIGFTGFEILPLTVKATDSKGLPLTFTATSLPPGLSISGGGTITGTPSKIGTYSVTVKATDTGGATGTTSFSWTVYQGF